In Acidobacteriota bacterium, a single genomic region encodes these proteins:
- a CDS encoding polyphosphate kinase 2 family protein produces MPRLDLDRYRLPAGERFHLDRFDPRDLANFELDKDDLKDEAKDWVKKDQERLNDLQQCLYAQGRHGLLIVLQGMDTGGKDGTIRHVMGAFDPQGVIVTPFKVPTEEERNHDFLWRVHKAVPRRGMVGIFNRSHYEDVLVVRVKGLAPEEVWKRRYEHINRFEKLISDEGVTIVKLFLHITPEEQAERLTERQQRPDKQWKFNPGDLEDRKLWHHFQHAYEDALTLCNTPWAPWHVIPADRKWFRNLVVSELLMEVLEGLDMKYPQPVDDIDSYSIGPIPPRGH; encoded by the coding sequence ATGCCCCGCCTCGATCTCGACCGCTACCGCCTGCCCGCCGGAGAACGCTTCCATCTCGACCGCTTCGACCCCCGGGATCTGGCGAATTTCGAGCTCGACAAGGACGACCTCAAGGACGAGGCCAAGGATTGGGTGAAGAAGGATCAGGAGCGCCTCAACGACCTCCAACAATGCCTCTACGCCCAGGGTCGCCACGGCCTGCTCATCGTCCTCCAGGGAATGGACACCGGTGGCAAGGACGGCACCATCCGTCACGTCATGGGGGCCTTCGATCCCCAGGGGGTGATCGTCACGCCGTTCAAGGTGCCGACGGAGGAGGAGCGCAACCACGACTTTTTGTGGCGCGTCCACAAAGCCGTGCCTCGCCGCGGCATGGTGGGCATCTTCAACCGCTCCCACTACGAGGACGTGTTGGTGGTGCGGGTCAAGGGACTGGCGCCGGAGGAAGTCTGGAAGCGGCGCTATGAGCACATCAACCGCTTCGAGAAGCTGATCTCCGACGAGGGCGTGACCATCGTCAAGCTCTTCCTCCACATCACCCCGGAAGAACAGGCGGAGCGCCTCACGGAGCGCCAGCAGCGGCCGGACAAGCAGTGGAAATTCAATCCCGGGGACCTGGAGGACCGCAAGCTCTGGCACCACTTCCAGCACGCCTACGAGGACGCCCTGACCCTGTGCAACACCCCCTGGGCGCCGTGGCACGTGATCCCCGCGGATCGCAAATGGTTCCGCAACCTGGTGGTCTCGGAGCTGCTGATGGAAGTGCTGGAGGGCCTCGACATGAAGTACCCCCAGCCGGTGGACGACATCGACTCCTACTCCATCGGACCGATCCCGCCCCGGGGACACTGA